In Candidatus Eisenbacteria bacterium, the following proteins share a genomic window:
- a CDS encoding HAMP domain-containing sensor histidine kinase: MAARRLELPALRRLSYKVWLFLAVLALMLALVVHSNTMITRLNAETRSRADVMARFFAVATFQAVEDPAVRPLFQEAVRSINFPIVLTDREGIPRAWKEIGIDPDTVPDSLLVRAAETGEIAPVVARIQEIVRRLDRINRPVPIQREDVPGVIGFVHYGEPKLVQELRWLPWIELLVILILLVFGYAGLRNLLLGEQRSLWTALAKETAHQLGTPLSSLLGWSALLRSEAEAGPVAPERVREIVDEVDRDLGRLQKVTHRFGQVGSMPVLHERDLTEVLASVADYFRSRLPHLGREVTIVERYEPVPRVRFHRELIEWVLENLLRNAIDAIDKPRGVIEVALEWKREEREVAVTVRDNGRGMNPEERRRAFEAGYTTKRRGWGLGLALARRVVREYHEGRIAIVESVPGRGTAVQVTLPVPPLASSGDSGSRTSP; encoded by the coding sequence GTCGTGCACTCGAACACGATGATCACGCGCCTGAACGCCGAGACGCGCTCGCGCGCCGACGTGATGGCGAGGTTCTTCGCGGTCGCCACGTTCCAGGCCGTCGAGGACCCGGCCGTGCGCCCCCTGTTCCAGGAGGCCGTGCGAAGCATCAACTTCCCGATCGTGCTCACCGACCGGGAGGGAATCCCGCGCGCGTGGAAGGAGATCGGGATCGACCCCGACACCGTTCCCGACTCGCTCCTCGTGCGCGCGGCGGAGACCGGCGAGATCGCTCCGGTGGTCGCGAGGATCCAGGAGATCGTCCGCCGCCTGGACCGCATCAACCGGCCGGTCCCCATCCAGCGCGAGGACGTGCCGGGGGTGATCGGGTTCGTGCACTACGGAGAGCCGAAGCTGGTGCAGGAGCTGCGCTGGCTCCCCTGGATCGAGCTCCTCGTGATCCTGATCCTTCTCGTCTTCGGATACGCGGGGCTCCGGAACCTGCTCCTCGGAGAGCAGCGGTCGCTCTGGACGGCGCTCGCCAAGGAGACGGCGCACCAGCTCGGGACGCCGCTCTCGTCCCTCCTCGGGTGGAGCGCGCTCCTCCGGTCCGAGGCCGAGGCCGGCCCGGTCGCTCCCGAGCGCGTGCGCGAGATCGTGGACGAGGTGGACCGCGATCTCGGACGACTTCAGAAGGTGACGCACCGCTTCGGCCAGGTCGGCTCGATGCCCGTGCTTCACGAACGGGACCTGACGGAGGTGCTGGCGTCGGTGGCCGACTACTTCCGGTCGCGCCTGCCGCACCTGGGACGCGAGGTCACGATCGTGGAGCGCTACGAGCCCGTGCCGCGCGTGCGGTTCCATCGCGAGCTGATCGAGTGGGTCCTCGAGAACCTGCTCCGGAACGCGATCGACGCGATCGACAAGCCCCGGGGGGTGATCGAGGTGGCGCTCGAGTGGAAGCGCGAGGAGCGCGAGGTGGCCGTCACGGTGCGCGACAACGGCCGGGGGATGAATCCCGAGGAGCGCCGCCGCGCGTTCGAGGCGGGCTACACGACGAAGCGGCGCGGCTGGGGACTCGGCCTCGCGCTTGCGAGGCGCGTGGTGCGCGAGTACCATGAAGGACGCATCGCCATCGTGGAGAGCGTCCCCGGCCGGGGGACCGCGGTCCAGGTGACGCTGCCCGTCCCTCCCCTCGCGTCCTCCGGCGACTCCGGATCCCGGACCTCCCCATGA